A segment of the Tachysurus vachellii isolate PV-2020 chromosome 18, HZAU_Pvac_v1, whole genome shotgun sequence genome:
AAAGTTTGACTGTATTTTAGTTGTTCCTGTGAGAAATAAAAGGTTGTGTGCTGCTTTGACGTCACTAGGTgacattgctaaaaaaaaaaaaggttctgttCTCACCTATCATTTCCAGTGATGTTAATCATACTAATCAGAAATCCAGCACAGAAGTAGTGGAGATATTTGTACAAACACTAGGCCCAGAACGTAATGCAGCTATAGGATTCAGAGACCTGGAACTGTGAGATGTGGCAATGAAAATGTTTCATAGAAGAACTTTAACATTGCAAAATACACCTACAACAAAAGACCTTGTGCTAAGTCGAAAATTAACGTTTGAGtcaatcaaatgtttttttgcgTTTTATTTACTCAACATAAAAATGACAGTAGACGCTCAAAACAACAGCAAAGCTGGTTTACTGTTCGTAATAATTCAACGCATACTCTAGCACACATCATTAATAACATctaaatacagcaataaaataaaacttcaaGTACAAATACtcagtcaaatcaaatcaaatgttacTCAAATTTAATACTTGaatatgaacttttatttaGTATTCAAAAGCAACAAGGCAGCTGTGATTAGTGTAGCATGCATTCATACCAAATATCTTACTAAAATACTACAATATCTTCAGATAAATGGTTTTAACtaatttgaatgttttttttttcctttagaataaaaaacacaccaaacactATTCAAATAAGGAGATCAAAATTAAGTGCAATGTCCCCGAAGTGTCACAGATCAAAACATTTGAGAACTAATATAACTAAAagtgctgaatattttacagTTAGTTATTGTGCAGATGCTTCTTTTCAGACTGAGAAAATCACAGCAGTCAGAGACTCTTCAAGGCTTGAAAATTAAAAGCACATTGTATACAAATGAATACTGGTTCATACAAATACTAGTTTGGTCCAGTTAATACTTGATTGATTCGTTCACCTGTATGTCTGATCATGGTTAGAATTGAACAGCtacataagtaaataaacattaaacgaTAGTGCGGTTAAGAACAGAGTTCAATCTTAGCCATCGATGGAAGACCATTCCATAACTAAAGAGCCAGGTAACGTGAAGTTGAAGAAGAATTTACTCTTACGATCTTCCCAATTTAATGTCCTGCCAATTCCCAAAGGTTTATGAATGATAAATCACGTTTTCTCCAAGAGACAGGATCATCTATTCCAACTGCTTTGATGTTCATGCTAGGTCACAGTGTAGCACAGCACAATTAGAGTAAAGCTCACAGCCCACAGACTGCTTtagctgtgattgacaggacagGCAGAGTACACCATTCCTCCCACCAAGACAGCACTGGCAATAGTTTTATAGGGCAATTTGAGTCCTGCTGTGGCAGATTAGTGGACAAACCTCAATACACGGGTCATGGGAGAGACTTTGGGTAAGTGGTTATAAAGTGTGTGAGCAGAAGCAGTCTTAATATTCTTAGCAGAGCTTTAGAAGATTTGAGAATCTGAGCAGAATGTGTTCGATTGTTGTGAAAATGATCTGGTAGTGCAATAGAGTGTAATGTGGTTAGAGATATCAAGCCCCACACCAAGTCTCTAAGTTAGGAATGTTGGATAGACTATAAGGAGTTTGTTAGATTGAGTAATCGACTTAAAATCTGGTTTCAACTAATGTGTTTATATGCAGCAATCACTCGTATATCTACTAGGGTGgaagatgaataaaaacagaagtcTAGTCATGGGATCTGATCACGGAGTCCATTAATTTAGTGTATAAGGTGAATGAAAGAGGTCTTAATACTGAGCCTTGGGAAAATCTTGTAATAGGACTGCAAGGTAAAAAGAACCAAAGCTCATCAGGTTACATGAAAAATCATCCTATAGGTATAATCACATCCAGACCTTACACCCAATTCAGCAAAAATAAAGATTCCTAAGTATgaaatttcatttatatattaaaatatactgcAAGTGATTACAAAGAGTGTCTTTTTTATAGGcagtttgtataaaaaataacagtGCTTCGACTTCTTTGTTATTAAGTCTGTTAAATTTTGTGATCGATATATTTTCTGTTAAATCCCAAGTACTCTAAATGGGTCTGATGTTCTGATCATGTCCACTGATTGACTTGATGGGAAAAATATCCTGTACATTTTTTGCTAAAACTTTCTAAAATCATAATAGGGTAATGTCGATACATGCATCAACACTGTGTCAAAACAGAGTTCTGCAATACTGAAATATTGAAATTTCAGTTCTACAGTATACAAATGCATTGCTgtagagatttaaaaaagaaataaataacagggATTAACAGAGCAGATATTAATTTAGTGAGGACCAAGTGATGATCATTGCTGTCTTGCCGGTTCTGCAATCAGCTGCTGATGAGTGCATGTTGCCATGGTTACTGGACTTTCTTACTGTTGGTGTTCAGTTTCTCTCTTAGGGCCTCAATATCCCTGTAAAGGTTGCGGTTGAGAACAGCAGAGCCACAGATCATAGCTCCAGCGATTGCTCCGGCAAAACCGCATGAAACTATGTCTTGGCCTAATGAAAgaaatgcacacagacagaagacAGGCAAGCAATGGATGAGTAAATATTCATGGACATTACACAAAACtgatgtacacacacgtacacatgcacacccacaTGTGCACATACCTGTAAGGAAGAGGTTTTTGATGGGTGTTTTTGGTCTGAGGGTAACGCAGACTTCTGCAGTGAAGCGGGAAGTGCTGTGGTCTGCGCCATAGATCTCTCCTTTAGGAGCTGCTAAATAGTGCTGATTAGTGATGGGAGTGCCAGCCTCAACATACTCTATCtgcaggcagaaagagagagagagagagataatataAGAAAAAGGTCATAAGAACAAGGGTTTATGAAAACTCTTGAGAAAAGCAGCAGAGCTCACTTTACTAATAACAACCAgctgctgattttttttgctGAGGTATTATTGCAATTAccagaaataaaaatctgtacCTTGTCCTTGATCTCGGGGAAAATCTGAGTTAACAATTCCAAAACAGAGTTGATGATGGTCTCCTTAAGCTCTTCGTAGTCGTCCCCTCTGTTCTTGACTCTCCCGTCTTTCCATTCCTCGAACCATGAGTAAGGGGCGAAGCTGACCACACTCAGAGTAGACTTACCTGCACAAGGTAAAGATTTCATCAGTATTCAGGCTTCAACTGAAATTCTTTACAATACTAATCACCTGGTATTAGATGTAACGTAGACAGATAAACATCATTAGGAACTTCAGGCATATTATCTAatactttctctctttttttttctacctagCTTTCTCTGCTCCCAGGTGGGATCTTTGGCAGATGGTGAGGCGACAAAAATCATAGGTATGTTCTTCGTCGAATCCTCCCTTTCTCCTTTAATGTAGACATTGAATCTGATGGagggattaaaaataaatgcactttACGTATCTTCAGACAAAGGCTCAGACATAGGAGCTCTATAGAATTAAACAGACTTATGATGTACGTGAAGAAAAGGTGTTTAGTCACTCACAGCTCGTCCAGATTATTCTCGGGGAAAATCCAGTAGTTGTCGGCTTTGAGACCAAGCTCTTCTTTCGTCCCGTTCAAACCTATGAAGATGCTGAGGCCGCCTTCTCCATGCTTTAGCATACTCAGCTGCTTCTGAATGGCTGTTACATACAGTGCGGTTGTTACAGTTTATTTTTCGTATTATATTAACCTCCTAGAAACAAACTGTAATACAGCATTAAAGACAAAAGTTATTTATATGGATTAAAAGGCACATCCACACACAATTCGTTCACATGAAATAGAAATCACAGACAAATACAAAGTAAATTGAAAAGGAATGCcaatttatctgttttttttattattatttcagattttttgcagttttttggaactatactgtatataaacacttAAAAGTCAAATTTGGCCATGTATTGCATTTTTCCAGGAAGTTATCCacacatttgtcattttttttattttattattttgtacttttttcttttccattatgTCCCTCTACATCCCTGCTGTCTGGAGCTCACCTGCGTGAGTCTGCACCTCTTTAGGCAGTAGCTGCTGGTAGGTGTTAAAGATTCCTGCATCTGAGATCACGATTGGAGCGCGCACATGAACCTCCTCTTGTCCCTTCATCACACTCACCCCTGCAATCAAATTTATCCTCAAATCACTTGCCGTAATATCAGTCAGGAGTATCAGAAGTCTGTTGATGATTTCGATATTACCTATAGCTTCGTTGGCGGCGTTGAGCAGGATGCGACTGACTGGTGCTCTGACGAGCACGGCTCCTCCTGCCTTCTCAATGATGGGGATCATGTTATAGGCGATCTGACTGGCACCTCCTTTAGGGTACCAGGCACCGGGCAGGTAGTGGCACACCAGTAAACTGTGCATGGAGAAACTGGCTTCTTTTGGGGCGTTTCCTACAAACATATAACAACATAACACTAAGTACAGCTGTTCCTCTGTGCTAAAAGAAATAACCAGAATGCATCATAATAGTGCTTTTATagaaaagcagcttttttttccaaatcaatttaattcagtttgatttgtctagcgcttttaacaatggacattgtctcaaagcagctttacagaacataagaaacatagtacaaaaggtttaatattacacaattattAATATAGATTGATATAataaaaagttcaagattaaattagacttatatttaaatgtgttgtatttatccctaatgatcaagcctgaggtgactgaggtgactgtggtgactgtggtgaggaaaaagtcccgtagatagaagaggaagaaaccttgagaagaaccagactcaaaagggaacctcatccacaTTTTGGTGTCACTGGAGGgggtgattataaactgttataaacactggaaagtgttattatgaataatgacaTTTctagtcatatacagtctgacagttgGGTATTAATTAGGGCCTCAAAGACCACACTgcgttggcatcttctctttaaatGCCTGAATCTTCATGAatcagaatccaactggagctggtacatgtcttttttctttgccaTAGTCCGTAGTTAGCTGCTAAAAGACTTTAAAATCTGTCAAACAAAAATCTGCTATATGTGGATCTCACCGTAGGTGCCGAAGATGTAGCAGAGTACAGCCCTGAGCTCTTTATTCTCCGTCAGGCTGTTCACCACATCGCTCAGGCTGCGTGAGCCATAGGAGAAGAAGTAGGACATGCGATTAGCGAGTCCTGTATAAGCCAGGAAGTTAGCCACAGGAGACGGGAGCAGCTTTAGCAGCACCACCATCCACACGCCACGGCTACAATTCTGGAAAGGATATTAGATCAAAGAACTTGCAGTGGAAACTACTGTCAGATCAGCTGATAGAGATAATTCATCATGACAAATCACATTAGAGTATAAATGCAAAACCCTTTAACAATACAACAATACAATCTCACTACAAGATAGATATTTTAAGTTACCCGTTCAATTCTATTTGGAATAGCTGAGAAACGTCAGTCATGAAGCATCTTCCGTACAGATACCACATACATGAAGAGTTTGGGTTAAAAAAGTCTTGGATACCTAGTCAGATAGTTACGTATACAGTAGGGATTTATAAGTTGCTAGAGATTTAGGCAATTTTCACAATTTCTATCTTAATCCATGGTACATTTTATAAGCCTTGTTATTTATGTTGAAAAAAGGAACAGCCTCTGAAACCAAACTTCATGTCATAATTACTTTGCAGTCAGTTTATCCAAACCTCTGCAAACTGCAATACAAACCTCTGCACTCAACTGCATACTTTAGTGAACCCAAGAAGCCAGTACaataaaaagacattattttGCTGGTTTCAAAAGCTTGCTTCATTCGCATTGATTTGCACTGTGCTCATATTTATTACAACTCATCTTTACGTAATGTGGCTATATTTAAATTCTGATAATAGGAAACGTTATAACAGTGGGATATTTGTACTTACATTACATCCTTACGTCATTATCTGTGTTGTACTTTAGATGAATGAAACACAGCTGTGACTCACTTTAACCAATCTCATGAACTCATCGATGGCCTTCTCCTCTCCTGGAAAGCACTTCTTCAGTTCCTCAGGGAAACGGGTGTTGCCACTGTAAATGGGGTAGACGCGCCGATTCTCCGGCGGACCAAGGACCACCTGGTCGAAGGGGTTTTCCAGCGGTTCCCACTGTAACTGTCCATTGGTCAGCTGATCCACTATGCAGCGGAATCTTCCTGTCTCTTCTAGATTACCAATGTAGTGGATCCCTACAACAGAGATGCGTGAGATCAATACTGCGGTtaccttaaaaaaatacatctttAGGTGTTTTTCAAGGACAGGGGTTTTGACACATTTCTAGCAATCTCACTTAAAAGACTTTGAGGTTAAAATGCCTCATTACATAATAGggattaaaacatttctataaagctTTCAACTAGACACGAGCTAAAGTCGTATGTACTTTTATCACATCGTTGAAGGCCGAAGTAATACAATAGCACTGAAGTAATGAATACTTATGTGTGCTTGTGCAGTGTTTGATCAGAAGAAAACTgaggtcctttttttttatttaagtgtcTAGTACAATCTGTAGTCTTGTAAACAACTGAAAATGACCTAATTTTCACGTTTGTGCAAGAGGGTGGGGtttactgtgtaactgtgtttgCAAAATCTTATTGCTCAGTATATTGCTAAATATCAGATATGGGGCAATCAGGTACTGTTTGAGGATGGGAATCAACAGAgactaaaaacaaa
Coding sequences within it:
- the LOC132861023 gene encoding all-trans-retinol 13,14-reductase-like — encoded protein: MWVSIGLIVALLFIALFLKYVFRTSGPSPFDVDMREPLKPVQLDKKERNKVLKQGFLASRVPQDLDAIVIGSGIGGLSIAVLLAKVGKKVLVLEQHDRAGGCCHSFSEKGFEFDVGIHYIGNLEETGRFRCIVDQLTNGQLQWEPLENPFDQVVLGPPENRRVYPIYSGNTRFPEELKKCFPGEEKAIDEFMRLVKNCSRGVWMVVLLKLLPSPVANFLAYTGLANRMSYFFSYGSRSLSDVVNSLTENKELRAVLCYIFGTYGNAPKEASFSMHSLLVCHYLPGAWYPKGGASQIAYNMIPIIEKAGGAVLVRAPVSRILLNAANEAIGVSVMKGQEEVHVRAPIVISDAGIFNTYQQLLPKEVQTHAAIQKQLSMLKHGEGGLSIFIGLNGTKEELGLKADNYWIFPENNLDELFNVYIKGEREDSTKNIPMIFVASPSAKDPTWEQRKLGKSTLSVVSFAPYSWFEEWKDGRVKNRGDDYEELKETIINSVLELLTQIFPEIKDKIEYVEAGTPITNQHYLAAPKGEIYGADHSTSRFTAEVCVTLRPKTPIKNLFLTGQDIVSCGFAGAIAGAMICGSAVLNRNLYRDIEALREKLNTNSKKVQ